A window of the Bordetella genomosp. 10 genome harbors these coding sequences:
- a CDS encoding putative bifunctional diguanylate cyclase/phosphodiesterase: MLDTLTLLVVAVIQFEIIGVTLLMTWFISRRARGALGGGGGVAVVVALCLLPAWYLWDTGTATIAGFHWILLTLIVLVPTGILLFLAIQLARSEAILRTVRITRSGQSVLGLSQVADAEALEDDLRQAMQEVGQLYVHYQPIYSAETRSVVGFEALLRWNHPVRGLVAPMQFIPLAEQTELIVPLGAWVLETACAEAATWPEPWYLSVNLSPVQLEKIHLVREVRGALDRTGLAAERLELEITEGVLVAAEGGEISRLAELRRAGVRIAIDDFGTGYSSLGYLRQLPFDTIKIDRSFVRNLESDSSAQAIVGTIVELSRRLNREIVAEGVETEGQFSILNALQCHRVQGWLLGKPMPPEEIASTYFPAPIQEGLMERTLSWAENPGAAE, from the coding sequence ATGCTTGACACTCTTACATTGCTGGTCGTAGCCGTAATCCAGTTTGAAATAATTGGCGTCACCCTGCTGATGACGTGGTTCATTTCCCGGCGTGCGCGGGGAGCGCTCGGCGGGGGCGGCGGCGTGGCGGTGGTGGTGGCCCTGTGCCTGCTGCCGGCCTGGTATCTGTGGGATACCGGGACCGCGACCATTGCTGGTTTTCATTGGATACTGCTCACGCTCATTGTGCTGGTCCCGACCGGCATATTGCTTTTTCTGGCGATCCAACTGGCGCGCTCGGAAGCCATCCTGCGGACGGTGCGCATTACGCGCAGCGGCCAGAGCGTGCTCGGCCTGTCCCAGGTCGCCGATGCCGAGGCGCTGGAAGACGACCTGCGCCAGGCCATGCAGGAAGTCGGCCAACTCTACGTCCACTATCAGCCTATCTATAGCGCCGAGACGCGCAGCGTTGTCGGCTTCGAGGCGCTGCTGCGCTGGAACCACCCGGTGCGCGGCCTGGTCGCGCCCATGCAGTTCATTCCCCTCGCGGAGCAGACCGAGCTGATCGTGCCCCTGGGCGCATGGGTGCTGGAAACGGCCTGCGCGGAAGCCGCGACCTGGCCCGAGCCCTGGTATCTGTCGGTCAACCTGTCGCCGGTGCAACTGGAAAAAATCCACCTGGTGCGCGAAGTTCGCGGGGCGCTCGATCGCACCGGCCTGGCCGCCGAACGGCTCGAACTGGAAATCACCGAAGGCGTGCTGGTGGCGGCGGAAGGCGGGGAGATTTCCCGCCTGGCGGAATTGCGGCGCGCCGGCGTGCGCATCGCCATCGACGATTTCGGCACCGGTTATTCCAGCCTGGGCTATTTGCGCCAACTGCCGTTCGACACCATCAAGATCGACCGTTCCTTCGTGCGCAACCTGGAAAGCGATTCCAGCGCGCAGGCCATCGTCGGCACCATCGTCGAGTTGTCGCGCCGCCTGAATCGCGAAATCGTCGCGGAAGGCGTGGAGACCGAAGGGCAGTTCTCGATTCTCAATGCCTTGCAGTGCCATCGCGTGCAAGGCTGGCTCCTGGGCAAGCCCATGCCGCCCGAGGAAATCGCCTCGACCTATTTCCCGGCGCCCATCCA
- the fliE gene encoding flagellar hook-basal body complex protein FliE encodes MAVSGMTGIETMLAQMRAAVRAAEGGASATAASAAANPAAGSFATELKASLERVSSAQMSAKAQASAYELGAPNISLNDVMIDLQKANIGFQTAVQVRNRLVAAYKEISSISV; translated from the coding sequence ATGGCAGTATCCGGAATGACTGGCATCGAGACCATGCTGGCGCAGATGCGCGCGGCGGTTCGCGCCGCCGAGGGCGGCGCGTCCGCCACCGCGGCGAGCGCGGCGGCCAATCCGGCCGCCGGCAGTTTCGCCACCGAACTCAAGGCGTCGCTGGAGCGCGTATCGTCGGCACAGATGTCGGCGAAGGCGCAAGCCAGCGCGTATGAATTAGGCGCGCCCAATATTTCACTGAATGACGTAATGATCGACCTGCAAAAAGCGAATATCGGCTTCCAGACCGCGGTTCAAGTGCGTAACCGCCTGGTGGCGGCCTACAAGGAAATCTCGTCCATATCGGTGTGA